From Planctomycetota bacterium, a single genomic window includes:
- a CDS encoding oxidoreductase, with the protein MNAETREVRARVADVRPETPDAATLRLDLGGQAFPYRPGQYVEIDPHQFPELADEIARREADRGMPEPPRGFSLASDGLDPRFLEISIKEERRGPLPPLLTPLLVRGRAVGRELVLRGPLGNYCLPERPPDGITGFLHLCAGSGVAPNRGMIRHALGRGWPQRHLLLLQNRTEEDVFYRDEWPALRTRHPDRFRLRLFFSRSRGERVTVEEVRREMEGFLDPAASWAFVCGPNRPREAAGPDGARRREPGFCDLWCGSARRRQEGLLARVGISPDRIRTEMW; encoded by the coding sequence ATGAACGCGGAGACACGGGAAGTCCGCGCGCGGGTGGCGGACGTGCGCCCCGAGACGCCGGACGCCGCGACGCTGCGGCTGGACCTGGGAGGACAGGCGTTCCCCTACCGCCCGGGCCAGTACGTCGAAATCGATCCGCACCAGTTCCCGGAGCTGGCGGACGAGATCGCCCGGCGGGAGGCGGACCGCGGGATGCCCGAACCGCCGCGGGGGTTTTCGCTCGCCTCGGACGGACTGGATCCGCGGTTCCTGGAGATATCGATCAAGGAGGAGCGCCGGGGCCCCCTCCCGCCGCTTCTGACGCCGCTGCTCGTGCGGGGACGGGCGGTCGGACGGGAGCTGGTCCTGCGGGGTCCTCTGGGGAACTACTGCCTTCCGGAGCGGCCGCCGGACGGGATCACGGGGTTCCTTCACCTGTGCGCCGGCAGCGGCGTGGCTCCGAACCGTGGGATGATCCGCCACGCCCTCGGACGCGGCTGGCCTCAGCGGCACCTGCTCCTCCTGCAGAACCGGACCGAGGAGGACGTTTTTTACCGGGACGAATGGCCCGCGCTCCGGACGCGCCATCCCGACCGGTTCCGGCTGCGGCTGTTTTTCTCCCGCAGCCGGGGCGAGCGCGTGACCGTCGAGGAGGTGCGCCGGGAAATGGAAGGGTTCCTCGACCCGGCGGCCTCCTGGGCGTTCGTCTGCGGCCCCAACCGGCCGCGGGAAGCGGCGGGGCCGGACGGAGCCCGCCGGCGCGAGCCGGGCTTCTGCGACCTCTGGTGCGGATCGGCGCGCCGCCGGCAGGAAGGGCTCCTGGCGCGCGTGGGCATTTCGCCCGACCGGATCCGGACGGAGATGTGGTAG